The following proteins are encoded in a genomic region of Diadema setosum chromosome 10, eeDiaSeto1, whole genome shotgun sequence:
- the LOC140234411 gene encoding splicing factor 3B subunit 1-like codes for MALGVFGFSCEDALVHLLNFVWPNVFERSPHVIQAVMEAIEGLRVGVGSIKMLQYTLQCLFHPARKVCDTYWRIYNTLYIGAQDSLVAAFPRVPNDEKNQYLHYELDYVLCCHRAPHNNTSHSINSWANTPKTFSALCRTAIVDLRTRGPGLSCSSQEGGIQHLSALVFMFLREFNPKT; via the exons ATGGCGCTGGGTGTGTTTGGCTTCAGCTGCGAAGACGCCCTGGTCCACCTGCTGAACTTTGTGTGGCCTAACGTGTTTGAGAGGTCTCCCCACGTCATCCAGGCTGTCATGGAGGCCATCGAAGGCCTGAGGGTCGGGGTGGGCTCCATCAAGATGTTGCAGTACACTCTACAG TGTCTATTCCACCCAGCGCGCAAGGTTTGTGACACATACTGGAGGATCTACAACACACTGTACATTGGGGCACAGGACTCACTGGTTGCTGCATTCCCCAGGGTGCCCAATGATGAGAAGAACCAGTATCTGCACTATGAGTTGGATTACGTACTGTGCTGCCACCGTGCACCCCATAACAATACATCACACTCAATAAACTCATGGGCAAATACTCCAAAGACATTCAGTGCATTGTGCAGAACGGCAATAGTGGATTTGAGGACTCGGGGGCCAGGTCTGAGCTGCTCATCTCAAGAAGGTGGTATCCAACATTTATCAGCTCTTGTGTTCATGTTCTTGCGAGAATTTAACCCAAAAACCTGA